One genomic window of Trichomycterus rosablanca isolate fTriRos1 chromosome 1, fTriRos1.hap1, whole genome shotgun sequence includes the following:
- the LOC134324669 gene encoding ras-related protein Rab-19-like: MQPAGLEQDETFDFLFKIILIGDTNVGKTCIIQRFKTGLFSERQQNTIGVDFTVRTLNIEGKRVKMQVWDTAGQERFRTITQSYYRSAHGAMITYDITRKSTFNSIPQWISEVEKFGAANILLALIGNKCDLESEREVQFTEACSLAKEKELLVALETSAKEAQNVDEGFIMMARELLARNGLAVKVNNNKMDSQHILLRSNSRPIIIPIQKKPCEC, from the exons ATGCAGCCTGCAGGACTAGAACAAGATGAAACCTTTGATTTCTTGTTTAAGATTATTCTTATTGGAGACACCAATGTTGGCAAAACCTGCATAATACAGAGATTTAAGACTGGACTCTTCTCTGAGAGGCAACAGAACACTATTGGAGTGGACTTCACTGTTCGTACGCTCAATATTGAGGGCAAAAGAGTAAAG ATGCAAGTTTGGGACACCGCAGGACAGGAGAGATTCCGCACCATCACACAGAGCTACTACCGCAGTGCACATGGAGCAATGATCACCTATGATATCACTCGCAAAAGCACTTTCAATTCTATACCACAATGGATTAGTGAGGTGGAGAAGTTCGGAGCTGCCAACATCCTCCTTGCTCTGATAG GTAATAAATGTGACCTGGAGTCTGAGAGAGAGGTTCAGTTTACAGAGGCGTGTTCATTAGCAAAGGAGAAAGAATTACTAGTCGCACTGGAAACCTCAGCCAAGGAGGCCCAGAATGTGGATGAGGGCTTCATCATGATGGCACGTGAGCTACTGGCACGCAACGGACTGGCGGTAAAAgtgaacaataataaaatggATTCTCAACACATCTTACTGAGGTCCAATTCCAGACCGATTATCATCCCTATACAGAAGAAGCCATGTGAGTGCTGA